Within Salvia splendens isolate huo1 chromosome 21, SspV2, whole genome shotgun sequence, the genomic segment CAGATGCTTCAACTAAACTTTAAGATCAGTTTCCACATTTATTTGTTAAATAAACATCCAAACCAGTCAGATTATAACTTAAGGGTGGTTATaattaatgataaaatgacCTCACAACACGAGTTCAAGATAATAAATCAATAATcagtaaaaaaatattgtgaAAGAATAGAATAATTGTGTAATCGAAACAAATAgaaacgtaaagagacacaaatttacgtggttcaccaatGTTGTGTTGGCTAAGTCCACGGGCCCCGTTTGACTAGCGGTAAACTACttattcaaggcatactaacaaaaGAGAATTTGAACCCAAACTATGTTAATTCAGAACTACTATCATAGTAAGGAACCAAATTGCGAAGGATAATTTGAACACATGCCAAGAGTTATAATCTAAGGGAAAATTTACTCCAAAATCAACAAAAAGTTCATAAGCTGCAAATACAGGTTTTACATTTAGTGCAAAGCCTCAAAATCATAAAACCATATACTGATCAGCATTCAGCAATACAAGAACCATGTTCATCTCAGTtgatacatacatacatacaatgTTTTCCATTCGACATACAGTTAACAAACAAATCATAGATGTCTTTGAGAATCCAACCACACGAAATGGAGAATTTATCTTTCtcaaatttacaaatatttGATTAGCACATATATAACAGCAATCAAAACAACAATCCCTATAACTGATAGAAACAGACACATGCAGGAGCAGCCACCCTTAGTCCGTTTGTTTAATATAGCGAGCCTCTTCTGTACTCGCTGTTCAATTACCAATAAAGTAAACAGTGAGAAAAATTAAACCTCATTGTTTGCAGAATATAAGGAGAGGAAGACGAGATGAAAGAAGGCAAAGGTTTACGATTACATAGATGTTGAGATGCAAAATCAGAGATTTTCACTTCAACATGGTTTGAAAATACAGAAGTCTCTTGCTTCCAGATAAAGCTAATCCTTTCACAGGAGGGGAGTTTACTACGAAGGataagataaattaaaaataggCTAATTTACCAAGTATTTTTATGGATTGCTAAATTTGATATAGTTTGATCATTTTATCCTTCAACTACTAATCACTTAGTAGTTTGCATCATGACAATGCCATATTGATGAATCGTGACTGGATTTGGCATTGGGAAAATATCATCTAGAATCTCTGACAATATTACTTACTTTTAGCGATATTTTCTTGCAGTTATATTATTCTCCTATCAAAGTAGACGAGCTATGCCTTACTTCATTTTAAAGTGAGATGAAAGCACTATTTTCAATGCATGCGAATGATTTAATATTAAAGGTAGATTTACAACTTCTAACTTTAAACCGAGATGAAAGCATTATTGCAAATGCACTTTGTTATGTAAATGATTTTAGTATTAGAGGTAAATCGACAATGACCATAGAAATTACAGAGAAAAAATTATGGATGCATAAAATTTTCACCTGTAGTCTGGAGTCTGTAACCTCAACATGTTGATCGAGATCATCCTATAAATCAACAGATATGAACTTCATTATCAAAACACACTTCGATCACAATTTATGAAATCAAACAAAAGAAAACACACAATTAGTCTTGTATGCAGATCAAGTTCTTCATTCACTGCAAGTGCAATGTGTTTGGTGCTTATGACTGTCTCCTCCAATTTTTCAAGACCTTCATCTTGCTCTGCAGAGTCGGAAGAATATATGAATCAAAGTTAGAggggaaaaaataaatgaaCTCAAGATCATAGCTAGAGAAACTAGCCTCTCATGACTTGTCTCTGAAGACCAACAATCCCTTGGTTGTCAAGGCCACTTATCCTGCTCATAGCATCAGCAGGCTTTATCTCCGGGCCAAGTAAGCTGTCTCTATTAGCAAAGTTTGACATGTTCAACGAGGAAGCCATCTGAGTTACTTTTGATCTCAAATTGTTTACCATGTCACGTCGACGATTCATTTCTTTCTCTGTCCTGAATACAGAAGAAGCAGGATCAAGACTCGTGATGATAATACATTTAGGAGTAAAACAAGTAATGGCCCCATCCGCTTAACCCAAACACAGGGAGTTTTACAGTCCAAACACATAACATGGTGATAGAAAAAAATGTTAGACCTATTTAAACGAAATTAGAACTGAAGAATATATAACTTGGTTCACAATCACAGACCAgaaacaaaaggaaaaaaagagagggaattaaaaaaatataaagaaaataacaatTGGAAGCTCACAAGACTGCTAGGCCAACTATGTCACGTAATTTCCCAGGTCATGATTAAAATTATGAGTGCTACTTTTGCAGTTCGGGTTCAGATGCAAAAGTGGCACAACAAAGATTAGCTGTAAATAATCCTTTAGGGCTTGTATTGTGAACTATTATTAATATTACTAGAGACTAAGCCAAAGTTGAAATAAAGGCAGGTAACCAAACCAGTGTAAATGCAAGTGAGATAGATGCAGATCACCATAGATgaaactaatactccatccatccacggaatatagtttcattttttttcttttggtcTGTCCACCAAATTACTCGCATTCCTATTTTCTGAAACTTTCTCatcactttttctctctctctcct encodes:
- the LOC121785169 gene encoding syntaxin-51-like; translation: MAASNDAWVREYNEAVRLADDITNMISERSSLPPSGPEAQRHASTIRRKITILGTRLDSLQSLLQKLHGKQSLTEKEMNRRRDMVNNLRSKVTQMASSLNMSNFANRDSLLGPEIKPADAMSRISGLDNQGIVGLQRQVMREQDEGLEKLEETVISTKHIALAVNEELDLHTRLIDDLDQHVEVTDSRLQRVQKRLAILNKRTKGGCSCMCLFLSVIGIVVLIAVIYVLIKYL